The following proteins are co-located in the Periplaneta americana isolate PAMFEO1 chromosome 12, P.americana_PAMFEO1_priV1, whole genome shotgun sequence genome:
- the MED7 gene encoding mediator of RNA polymerase II transcription subunit 7 yields the protein MASSETAQVSSLPLPPVQYINHYTDENIRRGRAPRPPPVIHDTYNMFGNTFNADDTIIRPLESQGIKRLYPQHFDRRRELRKLNHSLLVNFLDLLDLLVQCPDSPRRAEKVEDLSLLFIHIHHLLNEFRPHQARETLRVMMELQRRQRIETAQRFQKHLDKVMEILQQALQMLPDPSETDSKLLVPTEFFDSMDTANQDESANESCNALDRLMCEIVDAL from the exons ATGGCATCATCTGAAACGGCTCAAGTGAGCTCCCTGCCGTTGCCTCCAGTGCAATATATAAATCATTACACAGATGAAAACATTAGGAGAGGCCGAGCACCAAGACCTCCACCGGTGATTCATGATACATATAATATGTTTGGAAACACATTTAATGCTGACGACACCATAATCAGGCCACTGGAAAGCCAG GGAATCAAGCGCTTGTATCCTCAGCATTTTGACCGTCGTCGTGAGCTCAGAAAACTGAATCACTCATTGCTTGTCAACTTCCTTGATCTACTCGATTTGCTAGTTCAGTGTCCAGACTctccacgtagagctgaaaaagtTGAAGATCTGAGTCTGTTGTTCATCCATATCCATCACCTTTTGAACGAATTTCGTCCACACCAAGCCAGAGAAACACTCCGAGTGATGATGGAATTGCAACGGAGGCAAAGGATAGAAACAGCACAGCGTTTCCAGAAGCACTTGGATAAG gtaaTGGAGATCTTGCAACAAGCTTTGCAAATGCTACCAGATCCTTCAGAGACTGATTCTAAACTTCTAGTTCCTACAGAATTCTTCGACAGTATGGACACAGCTAATCAGGACGAATCAGCAAATGAATCTTGTAATGCTCTTGATAGGTTAATGTGCGAAATTGTAGATGCTTTGTAA